The segment TTTGTCCCAAACCCGCGCAGACTTTCTCTCAAACCTAGGCAGACTTTGAACTTGCTACATTTGAAGAGACAGTAAGTTAAGCTCGTAGGAGTTAAATTTATTGCATATGAAAAGAGAAAGGAGGAACTTCGATAAGGAGTTTAAAATGATGGTAGTTAACCTGGTTTCATCAGGAAAGCCTACCAAAGAAGTAGCCGAGGAGCTGGGGATCAAACCAGACCTAGTCAGACGGTGGAGACGAGAACATGAACAATATCAGGAAGGGAGTTTTTCTGGACAGGGAAACACAAATATGACTGATGAACAAAAAGAGATAGCCAGACTACGCAAAGCGCTCCTAGATGCCCAGGAAGAAAGGGATATCCTAAAAAAGGCGGTGAGCATCTTCTCCAAGAACGACGGGAAGTTTTCTTCTTCATGAAGGCAAACCACGATAAACATTCCGTTGAGAAGATGTGTCGAGTATTCAAGGTAAGTCGGAGCGGCTACTATCGTTGGTTACATCACAAGCCTTCCAAAAGGTATAAACAAAGGAAACAGCTCATGGAGGACATCAAAAAGGTTCATCTTAGC is part of the Reichenbachiella agarivorans genome and harbors:
- a CDS encoding transposase, producing MKRERRNFDKEFKMMVVNLVSSGKPTKEVAEELGIKPDLVRRWRREHEQYQEGSFSGQGNTNMTDEQKEIARLRKALLDAQEERDILKKAVSIFSKNDGKFSSS